Proteins co-encoded in one Malus sylvestris chromosome 7, drMalSylv7.2, whole genome shotgun sequence genomic window:
- the LOC126630330 gene encoding ankyrin repeat-containing protein NPR4-like isoform X1, which produces MSRHVMMKYQKMDHSHSTDQAESASTTDRLAVQTKEGATKEGNSAVSIGGMELDVFRAAKQGDLVALREHAEHLHLKLTATNNTVLHVYIACLSRPTSGQNTLEPADIVNDILEMCPALLWLHNKSGETALHLSARQGLVDIVGVLIDQATKVRHHGDLEQGRVLTEEEACLKKQMLIRKTNNNKDTALHEAVRYNNPLGKTTTRRKTNQRSVVEKLTKEEPEFSYAANDSGETPIYLAAERKNLPLVSEMLKNCSVPTYTGPNGRTALHVAVIRMDEEMTEELLKADRTLSKAADELGCTPLHLAARCGSISIVKQLLANDRSTAYIADKDGATALHFAASEGNLDVMKELISQCPDCCELVDNKFQNVLYYAIRNQQYQIVNYVSADAWLSNILLNGIDVDGNTPFHHLAIHSPKSIDLLDYHKVDWMAFNKQNLNAFDILLANFDDIHTLLQEFYGKLLRMMGVRPSPRIENPKDSSGNEVEETQRSKDMGEGLQKAKETHLVVATLIATVTFAAGVTMPGGYQSEKGPDQGSPLLSRKAAFKAFVLTDTLAMAMSSCSVLVLLYSSIHAKRNYKGTFQLAVSLTIWALVAMVVAFITGTYAVLGGHSPGIAVAACALSCIFFSVFANSLLSIERKIHNAPHFMDDMVHDFKLLTGYSSIVRLSSLLGFFMKKKENLLSRIP; this is translated from the exons ATGTCTAGGCACGTAATGATGAAATATCAAAAAATGGATCACTCCCATTCAACTGACCAGGCCGAGAGTGCTAGTACTACTGATCGCTTAGCAGTTCAGACCAAGGAGGGAGCTACTAAAGAAGGCAATAGTGCAGTTTCGATAGGTGGCATGGAACTTGATGTGTTTCGTGCTGCAAAACAAGGCGACCTTGTTGCCCTCAGGGAACATGCTGAACATCTTCACCTAAAGCTGACTGCAACAAATAACACGGTCCTTCATGTTTATATAGCATGCTTAAGCAGGCCGACATCCGGACAAAACACACTGGAGCCAGCCGACATTGTGAACGATATCCTTGAAATGTGTCCCGCACTACTATGGCTGCACAATAAGAGCGGTGAGACTGCCTTACACCTATCGGCGAGACAGGGGCTAGTTGATATAGTTGGAGTTCTTATCGATCAGGCAACAAAAGTTCGTCACCATGGCGACCTTGAGCAAGGCCGAGTCTTAACAGAAGAAGAAGCCTGCTTGAAGAAGCAGATGCTCATTAGgaaaaccaacaacaacaaggatacaGCGTTGCACGAAGCAGTGCGCTATAATAATCCTTTAGGaaaaacaacaacaagaagGAAAACCAATCAACGTTCTGTGGTGGAGAAATTGACCAAAGAAGAACCCGAGTTTTCCTACGCTGCTAATGATTCAGGCGAAACTCCAATTTATTTAGCTGCCGAGAGGAAAAATCTTCCTTTGGTTTCTGAAATGCTCAAGAATTGCAGTGTTCCAACTTACACTGGTCCAAATGGTAGAACGGCGTTGCACGTTGCAGTGATTCGCATGGATGAAG AAATGACGGAGGAACTACTAAAAGCCGATAGGACTTTGAGCAAAGCAGCAGACGAACTAGGATGTACTCCACTACACCTTGCTGCACGTTGTGGTTCCATTTCAATTGTTAAACAACTGCTTGCAAATGATAGATCTACTGCTTACATTGCTGACAAAGATGGTGCGACAGCTCTTCACTTTGCAGCGTCCGAAGGCAATCTAGATGTAATGAAAGAGCTTATTTCTCAATGCCCTGATTGTTGCGAACTGGTCGACAACAAATTTCAGAATGTTCTTTACTACGCAATACGGAACCAACAATACCAAATAGTCAATTATGTTTCAGCAGATGCATGGCTTAGCAACATCCTGTTAAATGGCATTGATGTTGATGGGAACACACCCTTCCATCACCTAGCTATTCATTCTCCCAAAAGCATTGACTTGCTAGATTATCATAAAGTTGATTGGATGGCATTCAACAAGCAAAACTTAAACGCTTTTGACATACTTCTAGCCAACTTCGATGATATACACACATTACTGCAG GAATTTTATGGAAAACTACTTCGAATGATGGGTGTTAGACCAAGTCCAAGAATTGAAAACCCAAAAGACAGTAGTGGCAATGAGGTGGAGGAAACTCAAAGAAGCAAGGACATGGGAGAAGGTttacagaaagcaaaagaaactCATCTGGTAGTGGCTACATTGATAGCAACTGTTACCTTCGCAGCAGGTGTTACCATGCCTGGCGGATACCAAAGCGAAAAAGGACCAGACCAGGGTTCCCCCCTTCTGTCAAGAAAAGCAGCGTTCAAAGCATTTGTTCTAACTGATACACTAGCCATGGCCATGTCTAGTTGTTCTGTCCTAGTGCTCCTTTACTCCTCAATTCACGCAAAGAGGAATTACAAAGGCACGTTTCAATTGGCAGTGTCTTTGACAATTTGGGCTTTGGTTGCAATGGTTGTTGCATTCATTACCGGCACATATGCAGTACTGGGTGGTCATTCTCCAGGGATTGCCGTTGCAGCTTGTGCGCTTAGCTGCATTTTCTTCTCTGTCTTTGCAAATTCTCTTCTTtctattgaaagaaaaatacataatGCGCCACATTTCATGGACGACATGGTTCACGACTTTAAGCTGCTGACAGGTTACTCGTCAATTGTCAGATTGAGCTCATTATTAGGTTTCTtcatgaagaagaaggagaatttgtTATCACGCATTCCTtaa
- the LOC126630330 gene encoding ankyrin repeat-containing protein At5g02620-like isoform X2, with amino-acid sequence MSRHVMMKYQKMDHSHSTDQAESASTTDRLAVQTKEGATKEGNSAVSIGGMELDVFRAAKQGDLVALREHAEHLHLKLTATNNTVLHVYIACLSRPTSGQNTLEPADIVNDILEMCPALLWLHNKSGETALHLSARQGLVDIVGVLIDQATKVRHHGDLEQGRVLTEEEACLKKQMLIRKTNNNKDTALHEAVRYNNPLGKTTTRRKTNQRSVVEKLTKEEPEFSYAANDSGETPIYLAAERKNLPLVSEMLKNCSVPTYTGPNGRTALHVAVIRMDEEMTEELLKADRTLSKAADELGCTPLHLAARCGSISIVKQLLANDRSTAYIADKDGATALHFAASEGNLDEFYGKLLRMMGVRPSPRIENPKDSSGNEVEETQRSKDMGEGLQKAKETHLVVATLIATVTFAAGVTMPGGYQSEKGPDQGSPLLSRKAAFKAFVLTDTLAMAMSSCSVLVLLYSSIHAKRNYKGTFQLAVSLTIWALVAMVVAFITGTYAVLGGHSPGIAVAACALSCIFFSVFANSLLSIERKIHNAPHFMDDMVHDFKLLTGYSSIVRLSSLLGFFMKKKENLLSRIP; translated from the exons ATGTCTAGGCACGTAATGATGAAATATCAAAAAATGGATCACTCCCATTCAACTGACCAGGCCGAGAGTGCTAGTACTACTGATCGCTTAGCAGTTCAGACCAAGGAGGGAGCTACTAAAGAAGGCAATAGTGCAGTTTCGATAGGTGGCATGGAACTTGATGTGTTTCGTGCTGCAAAACAAGGCGACCTTGTTGCCCTCAGGGAACATGCTGAACATCTTCACCTAAAGCTGACTGCAACAAATAACACGGTCCTTCATGTTTATATAGCATGCTTAAGCAGGCCGACATCCGGACAAAACACACTGGAGCCAGCCGACATTGTGAACGATATCCTTGAAATGTGTCCCGCACTACTATGGCTGCACAATAAGAGCGGTGAGACTGCCTTACACCTATCGGCGAGACAGGGGCTAGTTGATATAGTTGGAGTTCTTATCGATCAGGCAACAAAAGTTCGTCACCATGGCGACCTTGAGCAAGGCCGAGTCTTAACAGAAGAAGAAGCCTGCTTGAAGAAGCAGATGCTCATTAGgaaaaccaacaacaacaaggatacaGCGTTGCACGAAGCAGTGCGCTATAATAATCCTTTAGGaaaaacaacaacaagaagGAAAACCAATCAACGTTCTGTGGTGGAGAAATTGACCAAAGAAGAACCCGAGTTTTCCTACGCTGCTAATGATTCAGGCGAAACTCCAATTTATTTAGCTGCCGAGAGGAAAAATCTTCCTTTGGTTTCTGAAATGCTCAAGAATTGCAGTGTTCCAACTTACACTGGTCCAAATGGTAGAACGGCGTTGCACGTTGCAGTGATTCGCATGGATGAAG AAATGACGGAGGAACTACTAAAAGCCGATAGGACTTTGAGCAAAGCAGCAGACGAACTAGGATGTACTCCACTACACCTTGCTGCACGTTGTGGTTCCATTTCAATTGTTAAACAACTGCTTGCAAATGATAGATCTACTGCTTACATTGCTGACAAAGATGGTGCGACAGCTCTTCACTTTGCAGCGTCCGAAGGCAATCTAGAT GAATTTTATGGAAAACTACTTCGAATGATGGGTGTTAGACCAAGTCCAAGAATTGAAAACCCAAAAGACAGTAGTGGCAATGAGGTGGAGGAAACTCAAAGAAGCAAGGACATGGGAGAAGGTttacagaaagcaaaagaaactCATCTGGTAGTGGCTACATTGATAGCAACTGTTACCTTCGCAGCAGGTGTTACCATGCCTGGCGGATACCAAAGCGAAAAAGGACCAGACCAGGGTTCCCCCCTTCTGTCAAGAAAAGCAGCGTTCAAAGCATTTGTTCTAACTGATACACTAGCCATGGCCATGTCTAGTTGTTCTGTCCTAGTGCTCCTTTACTCCTCAATTCACGCAAAGAGGAATTACAAAGGCACGTTTCAATTGGCAGTGTCTTTGACAATTTGGGCTTTGGTTGCAATGGTTGTTGCATTCATTACCGGCACATATGCAGTACTGGGTGGTCATTCTCCAGGGATTGCCGTTGCAGCTTGTGCGCTTAGCTGCATTTTCTTCTCTGTCTTTGCAAATTCTCTTCTTtctattgaaagaaaaatacataatGCGCCACATTTCATGGACGACATGGTTCACGACTTTAAGCTGCTGACAGGTTACTCGTCAATTGTCAGATTGAGCTCATTATTAGGTTTCTtcatgaagaagaaggagaatttgtTATCACGCATTCCTtaa